Proteins from a genomic interval of Acetobacterium woodii DSM 1030:
- a CDS encoding YDG domain-containing protein, with protein MKKILQTAGRLALISLVFGIFLIPGSVAAQEDSSTDLSVSYRAHVENYGNMPKPDGTVIEGPEAIGTRGQGLRVEGFWIKLTGDVPENAGISYQVHVQNEGWMEPVSNGEFTGTEGRGLRVESIKIWLDNLDGYDVYYRGHVQNIGNIPQNNSEWGWVKNGEELGTTGSCLRLEELQIKIVPKGTDLSAYNELVKKYDKLNKNDYTSTSWTNLQTVLSKNVMTSANSQAEVDQALVNIQAAINALENLTTSLVYDSAGTYGPSSGVDAVDRDVIIKANGVILQNMTISGNLIITEDVGDGNVTLNNITVLGDLRIRGGGENSIHINGGQYPNIKVEKTPTGIVRIVTTDLNGTEIIISEMAEGEEVILEGAFDQVTVDAPNAMVITRGNTTIESLDLGIAAVNATVNLGSNTNIAQLSIAGDDANINGTGTIKKADIKADGAVFEIRPGSWTEESGLDVPAVIPAAPTTGGGGTSKTSLTISDPTLTLSKVYDGTTSAVVTAGTLTGVAAGDNVSVTATAVYSDKTVGSGKTITVSYTLGGTDASKYNKPENYMSTSGAITKLQLMVESPTLTTSKIYDATTTASVTAGSLSNAVPGDVVSVSAAANYTDSTVATGKTITVVYTIDGPDSGNYIKPVDDTSVTSGEISKKQLTISAPSLTTTKIYDGNNTAAVTAGDLSGKVGSEVVSVTAVASYNSANAGNGKTITISYSISGTDSGNYLAPVNETSGGVITKKALTETDIVVSTSKIYDGTTNATISNEGIYSGKVGTDDVTVTPSATYASKTAESGKSITVSFDLSGGQKDNYSAPASYPYTTTGEITKLPLTIESPTLTTSKIYDATTTASVTAGSLSNAVPGDVVSVSAAANYTDSTVATAKTITVVYTIDGSDSGNYIKPVDDTSVTSGEISKKQLTISAPSLTTTKVYDGNSTAAVTAGDLSGKVGSEVVTVTAVASYDSANAGNGKTITVNYSISGGDNGNYLAPSSGTENGTITPKALTVSGVSVTTSKEYDGSISAAVTNAGTLNPSDVIGSDAVSLTSTTASYDSAVVGTGKTITVNYTLTNPNYTVQPFIYSTIGVIAPAATTVTDIRALSPDGAYKAGDTISIQVTFSNAVDVTGTPTLKLVTNTLNSDTSDAYYASRSGTTTLIFSYTVRSGDSSNDLGYQSTTALSGTIKDSATVDANLTLPALTSAGSLQYNSNIVLDTIAPVITANNETVALANLSTWTGTVSASDNIDGDISTSVETRYCQYYDIHNPPAEIPYLMNFDAAKTYIGDASTNTQFVIMYSATDNAGNTANKAVTITVDPTPPVITSVKVYDPEPFNSEYSFGTHIDQQVIIQFSEPMKNTAANLTAADLEDLLVFDAIITDGNNFSNDATTPPLNITFKDSTTLVITFTSNTTFVENPIWIDGSNLCYVSFGSIESGKLTDVGGNNCLGFSGGGSLIIGKAASSY; from the coding sequence ATGAAAAAGATATTGCAAACAGCAGGACGGTTAGCGCTTATAAGTCTGGTTTTTGGAATTTTTCTGATCCCTGGCAGTGTAGCTGCTCAGGAAGACTCAAGCACCGATTTGTCAGTGTCGTATCGGGCGCATGTGGAGAATTATGGCAATATGCCTAAGCCTGACGGTACGGTGATTGAAGGTCCAGAAGCCATAGGTACCCGAGGTCAGGGGCTGCGGGTGGAAGGATTCTGGATTAAACTGACTGGTGATGTACCAGAAAATGCTGGGATCAGTTACCAGGTTCATGTTCAGAATGAAGGCTGGATGGAGCCGGTCAGCAACGGTGAATTCACCGGTACTGAAGGCCGAGGACTGCGGGTGGAATCGATAAAAATCTGGCTTGACAATCTGGATGGCTACGACGTTTACTATCGTGGACATGTTCAGAATATCGGTAATATCCCTCAGAATAACAGCGAATGGGGCTGGGTTAAAAACGGTGAGGAGCTGGGTACGACTGGTTCTTGTCTGCGATTAGAAGAATTGCAGATCAAGATTGTTCCCAAAGGTACAGACTTATCAGCCTACAATGAACTGGTGAAAAAATACGATAAGCTCAATAAAAATGATTACACATCTACTTCTTGGACAAACCTGCAGACTGTTTTGTCTAAAAATGTGATGACTTCTGCAAACTCTCAGGCGGAAGTGGATCAGGCGCTTGTAAACATTCAGGCCGCGATAAATGCACTGGAAAATTTGACGACTTCACTTGTTTATGACAGTGCCGGCACGTATGGTCCGAGCAGTGGTGTTGATGCCGTTGACAGGGACGTGATTATCAAGGCTAACGGTGTGATTCTGCAGAATATGACGATCTCCGGCAACCTGATTATTACAGAAGATGTGGGTGATGGTAATGTGACCCTCAATAACATCACAGTTTTGGGGGATTTGCGCATTCGCGGCGGCGGTGAGAATTCGATCCATATTAACGGCGGACAATATCCAAATATAAAGGTTGAAAAAACACCAACTGGCATCGTCCGTATTGTGACCACAGATCTTAACGGCACAGAAATTATTATTAGCGAGATGGCCGAAGGTGAAGAAGTCATCCTGGAGGGAGCTTTTGATCAGGTTACGGTTGATGCGCCCAATGCGATGGTGATTACCCGGGGAAATACTACGATCGAGTCGCTTGATTTAGGCATCGCTGCGGTTAATGCAACGGTTAATCTTGGCTCAAATACAAACATTGCTCAATTGTCAATTGCTGGTGATGATGCAAATATCAATGGGACCGGAACAATAAAAAAAGCTGATATCAAAGCGGATGGCGCTGTTTTCGAAATTCGACCCGGCAGCTGGACGGAAGAATCCGGTCTGGATGTGCCGGCAGTTATCCCTGCCGCCCCAACAACAGGTGGTGGTGGAACCAGTAAAACGTCCCTGACTATTTCTGATCCGACCCTGACCTTGTCAAAAGTATATGATGGGACGACTTCTGCAGTTGTTACCGCGGGTACCTTAACAGGTGTTGCAGCAGGTGATAATGTGTCAGTAACAGCAACTGCAGTCTATTCGGATAAAACAGTTGGCAGCGGCAAGACCATCACTGTTTCCTATACCCTTGGTGGAACGGATGCGTCAAAATACAATAAGCCGGAAAATTACATGTCAACTAGCGGAGCGATCACTAAGCTCCAGCTGATGGTTGAGTCCCCGACTTTGACGACCAGCAAGATTTACGACGCAACCACAACAGCATCGGTTACGGCTGGCAGTTTGTCAAACGCCGTGCCTGGTGATGTGGTTTCTGTTTCAGCGGCAGCTAATTACACCGATAGTACTGTCGCAACTGGAAAAACCATTACAGTAGTCTATACCATTGACGGGCCCGACAGCGGCAATTATATCAAGCCGGTGGATGATACCAGTGTCACGAGCGGAGAAATCAGTAAAAAACAGCTGACCATTTCAGCCCCGTCATTAACGACTACAAAAATTTATGATGGAAACAATACTGCAGCCGTAACCGCTGGAGATCTATCCGGCAAAGTTGGCAGTGAAGTTGTCTCGGTAACGGCGGTTGCCAGCTATAATTCTGCCAATGCGGGAAACGGAAAAACGATCACGATAAGCTATTCAATTTCCGGAACCGACAGCGGCAATTATCTGGCGCCGGTTAATGAAACGTCAGGCGGAGTGATCACGAAAAAAGCTTTAACGGAAACTGACATCGTTGTGTCTACCAGCAAAATTTATGATGGAACAACCAACGCAACAATTTCGAATGAAGGAATATACAGCGGCAAAGTGGGAACTGACGATGTGACTGTTACACCATCGGCCACTTATGCCAGCAAAACAGCAGAAAGCGGCAAAAGCATTACCGTCAGCTTTGATTTGTCTGGTGGTCAGAAAGATAATTATTCAGCTCCGGCTTCCTATCCTTACACGACAACAGGTGAAATCACTAAGCTCCCACTGACGATTGAGTCCCCGACCTTGACGACCAGCAAGATTTATGACGCAACCACAACAGCATCGGTTACGGCTGGTAGTTTGTCAAACGCCGTGCCTGGTGATGTGGTTTCTGTTTCAGCGGCAGCTAATTACACCGATAGTACTGTCGCAACTGCAAAAACCATTACGGTAGTCTATACCATTGACGGGTCCGACAGCGGCAATTATATCAAACCGGTGGATGATACCAGTGTCACGAGCGGAGAAATCAGTAAAAAACAACTGACCATTTCAGCCCCGTCATTAACGACTACAAAAGTTTATGATGGAAACAGTACTGCAGCCGTAACCGCTGGAGATCTATCCGGCAAAGTTGGCAGTGAAGTTGTTACGGTAACGGCGGTTGCCAGCTATGATTCTGCCAATGCGGGAAACGGAAAAACGATCACAGTCAATTATTCAATTTCTGGGGGTGACAACGGTAATTATCTGGCTCCGTCAAGTGGCACCGAGAATGGCACAATTACCCCAAAAGCCCTGACTGTCTCTGGAGTTTCTGTGACGACCTCAAAGGAATATGATGGTTCGATATCGGCGGCAGTTACCAATGCTGGAACTCTCAATCCTAGCGACGTAATTGGCAGTGATGCGGTGAGCCTTACTTCAACAACGGCCAGCTATGATTCGGCTGTAGTTGGCACCGGGAAGACCATCACCGTTAACTACACGCTAACAAATCCTAACTATACTGTACAACCTTTTATTTATTCAACCATCGGGGTAATAGCCCCTGCGGCAACGACAGTGACTGACATCAGGGCATTAAGTCCTGATGGCGCTTATAAAGCCGGGGACACAATTAGCATTCAAGTTACTTTTAGTAATGCGGTTGATGTTACCGGAACCCCAACTTTAAAATTGGTCACGAATACGCTTAACTCAGATACATCTGATGCGTATTATGCTTCAAGAAGTGGCACGACGACCCTTATTTTTAGCTATACGGTTCGAAGCGGTGATAGCAGCAATGATTTGGGTTATCAATCGACCACCGCTCTTTCTGGGACCATCAAGGACAGCGCTACTGTTGATGCTAATCTGACGCTGCCAGCACTGACATCAGCGGGTTCATTACAATACAATAGTAATATTGTTCTAGACACCATCGCGCCAGTTATTACAGCGAATAACGAAACCGTGGCATTGGCCAATTTATCGACCTGGACAGGGACAGTCTCGGCCAGTGATAATATCGATGGTGATATAAGCACGTCAGTAGAGACACGGTACTGTCAATACTATGACATTCACAATCCTCCGGCTGAAATTCCATACCTTATGAATTTTGATGCAGCCAAAACTTACATTGGTGATGCATCAACGAATACTCAGTTTGTGATTATGTACAGTGCTACGGATAACGCCGGTAATACGGCCAATAAAGCAGTGACTATTACGGTTGATCCTACTCCGCCGGTTATAACTTCTGTTAAAGTGTATGATCCAGAACCTTTTAATTCTGAATACAGTTTTGGGACTCACATTGATCAACAAGTGATTATTCAATTCAGTGAACCGATGAAGAATACTGCTGCAAACCTGACTGCAGCTGATCTTGAAGATTTACTAGTTTTTGATGCTATTATTACTGATGGCAACAATTTTAGTAATGATGCGACTACTCCACCATTGAATATTACTTTTAAGGATTCGACTACACTGGTAATTACTTTCACAAGTAATACAACTTTTGTTGAAAACCCAATTTGGATTGATGGAAGTAATCTATGCTATGTAAGCTTTGGATCGATTGAAAGCGGTAAATTAACGGATGTTGGGGGAAATAATTGTTTAGGTTTCTCAGGTGGAGGAAGTCTGATTATTGGTAAGGCGGCATCTTCGTATTGA
- a CDS encoding type IV toxin-antitoxin system AbiEi family antitoxin domain-containing protein codes for MKGSEIVKQYEQLDKLMADHDGIVQTSQVVAKGISKPVFYDYIKEKKLEQVAHGVYASADAWIDTLYLIHLRSKQAVFSHETALFLHDLTDREPALYSITVKTGYNPNRLKADGVQVYTVKPELHGVGCTIAQTSFGHTVPVYDMERTVCDLIRSRKGIEIQTFQDAIKQYVRRKDKNLRTLMQYASLFRVEKILRQYLEVLL; via the coding sequence ATGAAAGGAAGTGAAATCGTGAAACAATACGAACAGCTGGATAAATTGATGGCCGATCATGACGGCATTGTTCAAACTTCGCAGGTTGTTGCCAAAGGAATTTCTAAACCTGTTTTTTATGATTATATCAAAGAGAAAAAACTGGAACAAGTGGCCCATGGCGTCTATGCTTCAGCGGATGCCTGGATCGATACGCTGTATCTGATTCATCTTCGCAGTAAACAAGCGGTCTTTTCTCATGAAACCGCTTTGTTTCTTCATGATTTGACGGACCGAGAACCAGCTCTCTATTCGATTACAGTTAAGACTGGCTATAATCCCAACCGACTGAAAGCCGATGGAGTCCAGGTTTATACGGTTAAGCCCGAGCTTCATGGAGTAGGCTGCACTATTGCTCAGACGTCCTTTGGACATACGGTTCCGGTTTATGACATGGAAAGAACCGTCTGTGATCTGATCCGCAGTCGCAAAGGGATTGAAATCCAAACCTTTCAAGACGCAATAAAGCAATATGTCCGACGCAAAGATAAGAATTTGCGAACACTGATGCAGTATGCATCCCTGTTTCGGGTTGAAAAAATTTTGCGACAATATCTGGAGGTACTGTTATGA
- a CDS encoding nucleotidyl transferase AbiEii/AbiGii toxin family protein, which translates to MIKTSKQLKDLIRNLSKKKAADAQMLMRHYMMERFLERISLSEYKDRFILKGGILVTAMIGLNARSTMDLDATVKGINVNADDVEQIVASIASIPLDDGVSFYIKSIGEIMDEAEYPGIRVSIETKFDGVITPFKVDISTGDIITPKEIRYQLKLMLEERQIDIWAYNLETILAEKLETIIARNTTNTRMRDFYDLHSLLQLYGENMNPAVFNQALMATTNKRGTEHYLTDMMLIVDEVENSSVMENLWLAYQKKFSYASEITWKTIMESVRNCMGLIRMEGRH; encoded by the coding sequence ATGATTAAGACCTCAAAACAATTGAAGGATTTGATCCGTAATCTATCAAAAAAGAAAGCAGCGGATGCCCAAATGCTGATGCGACATTATATGATGGAACGATTTCTGGAGCGAATTTCTCTTTCTGAATATAAAGATCGATTCATTTTGAAGGGGGGAATTCTAGTAACGGCGATGATCGGGTTAAACGCAAGATCGACCATGGATTTAGATGCCACGGTAAAAGGAATTAATGTGAATGCCGATGACGTTGAGCAGATCGTTGCTTCGATTGCCTCGATTCCCCTGGACGATGGTGTATCTTTTTATATCAAGAGCATTGGTGAGATAATGGATGAAGCTGAGTATCCGGGGATCAGGGTTAGTATCGAGACAAAATTTGACGGCGTGATCACACCATTTAAGGTGGATATTTCCACAGGGGATATCATTACCCCTAAAGAAATTCGGTATCAACTCAAACTGATGTTGGAAGAACGTCAAATTGATATCTGGGCTTACAATCTGGAGACGATTCTGGCCGAAAAGTTGGAAACCATTATTGCCCGCAATACTACCAATACCCGGATGAGAGATTTTTATGACCTCCACAGCCTGCTTCAATTGTATGGTGAAAACATGAATCCTGCAGTTTTCAATCAGGCACTGATGGCAACTACGAACAAGCGTGGGACAGAGCATTATTTAACCGATATGATGTTAATCGTTGATGAAGTGGAAAATAGTAGTGTCATGGAAAATCTTTGGCTGGCTTATCAAAAGAAATTTTCTTATGCATCGGAAATTACCTGGAAGACAATTATGGAATCCGTCCGCAATTGCATGGGGTTGATTAGAATGGAGGGCAGACATTAG